The following proteins are co-located in the Clostridiales bacterium genome:
- the recG gene encoding ATP-dependent DNA helicase RecG encodes MDLHSKATSIKGIGPKKSVALNKLNIDTLEDFLFYYPRDYEDRRDLRKISSLQDGDLALVKGKLILIVKGKVRFPRKQTLKLLVQDETGAMEVVFFHAAYLEKTLKKDEEYLFYGKVSDNMGRIQMLHPDVSKSEDSSEQGILPIYPLAGGITQSEMRKWQREAQKQLSEMEEYLPENTLAQNRLCGIRHAVENIHFPQDKKRLMEAKYRLIFDELLFLQTGLLMIRNRMTAGKTGIFFSPQAKVDEFLATLPYQLTGAQSRVLAEINSDMESNKVMNRLVQGDVGSGKTVIAAAAMFKAAKCGFQAVLMAPTELLARQHFDGLKSMFSVFGLKVGFLSGSLAAKEKKAVLEQIESGALDLIIGTHAVIQPGVTFSNLGLVITDEQHRFGVNQRAVLTKKGQNPDVLVMTATPIPRTLAVILYGDLDISIIDEMPPGRQQIITRAVKANGREASYEFVRREVKKGRQAYVVAPLIEDSETLDARSALGLYDELKNRFFDFSVAFLHGAMKQADKDRIMQEFYAGEIQILISTVVIEVGINVPNATIMLVENSERFGLAQLHQLRGRVGRGEEQSYCILISDGGSKVAEARSEIMKATNDGFLIAEKDLELRGPGEFFGMRQHGVPELKLADLVKHIKILKTVREEAEKILSEDPLLQNEAHLSFKRKIDKMFQNVENLNI; translated from the coding sequence ATGGATTTACACAGTAAAGCAACTTCGATAAAAGGCATTGGACCGAAAAAGTCCGTTGCATTGAATAAACTGAATATAGACACCTTGGAGGATTTTCTGTTTTATTATCCCAGGGATTATGAGGATCGGCGGGATCTGAGAAAGATATCGTCCCTGCAGGACGGGGATCTTGCATTGGTAAAAGGAAAGCTGATCCTTATCGTAAAAGGGAAGGTCAGGTTTCCCAGAAAACAAACCTTAAAGCTTTTGGTTCAGGACGAGACCGGTGCAATGGAGGTTGTTTTTTTTCATGCAGCATATCTGGAAAAAACCTTAAAAAAGGATGAGGAATATTTATTTTACGGCAAGGTTTCCGACAATATGGGAAGAATACAAATGCTGCATCCTGATGTGTCAAAAAGTGAAGACAGCAGTGAGCAGGGAATTTTACCCATCTATCCGCTGGCAGGAGGAATTACTCAGAGTGAAATGAGAAAATGGCAGAGGGAGGCACAAAAGCAGCTCTCTGAGATGGAAGAATATCTTCCGGAAAACACACTCGCCCAGAACCGACTCTGCGGGATTCGTCATGCTGTAGAGAATATTCATTTTCCTCAGGATAAAAAGCGGCTCATGGAAGCAAAATACAGGCTTATTTTTGATGAACTTCTTTTCCTTCAAACCGGTCTGCTGATGATACGCAACCGGATGACGGCAGGAAAGACAGGAATCTTTTTTTCGCCACAAGCAAAAGTGGACGAATTTCTAGCCACACTACCCTATCAATTGACCGGTGCACAGAGCAGAGTACTGGCGGAAATCAACAGCGACATGGAATCGAACAAGGTGATGAACCGACTGGTTCAGGGTGATGTGGGCTCTGGAAAGACCGTGATAGCCGCTGCGGCCATGTTTAAAGCCGCCAAATGCGGCTTTCAGGCCGTTTTAATGGCACCCACCGAGCTTTTGGCCAGGCAGCACTTTGATGGGCTGAAATCGATGTTTTCAGTTTTTGGTCTCAAAGTAGGATTTTTATCCGGAAGTCTCGCAGCAAAAGAAAAAAAGGCAGTCCTTGAGCAAATTGAATCAGGTGCACTAGATCTCATCATCGGAACACATGCCGTGATCCAGCCGGGAGTAACCTTCTCAAATCTTGGTCTTGTGATCACCGACGAGCAGCATCGTTTCGGCGTAAATCAGCGCGCTGTTCTCACAAAGAAAGGCCAGAACCCGGATGTTCTGGTTATGACGGCAACGCCCATTCCCAGAACGCTGGCAGTAATCTTATATGGCGATCTGGATATTTCCATCATTGATGAAATGCCGCCGGGAAGGCAGCAGATCATAACCCGCGCTGTAAAAGCAAACGGACGGGAAGCCTCATACGAATTTGTGAGAAGGGAAGTGAAAAAGGGGCGTCAGGCTTATGTGGTTGCACCGCTGATCGAAGATTCCGAGACGTTGGATGCAAGGTCGGCACTGGGGCTTTATGATGAACTGAAAAACCGCTTTTTCGATTTCTCTGTTGCGTTCTTACATGGAGCTATGAAACAGGCAGATAAAGATCGCATCATGCAGGAATTTTATGCGGGAGAAATACAAATCCTGATTTCAACGGTTGTTATTGAGGTCGGGATCAATGTACCAAATGCCACCATCATGCTTGTAGAAAACTCTGAGCGGTTCGGCCTTGCCCAGCTCCATCAGCTTAGGGGCAGAGTTGGAAGGGGCGAGGAGCAATCCTATTGCATTCTGATTTCCGACGGAGGCTCCAAAGTGGCAGAGGCCAGGTCTGAAATCATGAAAGCAACAAATGACGGATTTTTGATCGCAGAGAAAGATCTTGAACTCAGAGGTCCCGGAGAGTTTTTTGGAATGAGACAGCATGGCGTCCCTGAACTGAAGCTTGCAGATCTGGTAAAACATATAAAGATCCTTAAAACAGTACGAGAAGAAGCGGAGAAAATCCTATCAGAGGATCCTTTGCTGCAGAACGAGGCTCATTTGAGTTTTAAAAGGAAAATCGACAAAATGTTCCAAAATGTCGAAAATTTAAACATCTAA
- a CDS encoding Asp23/Gls24 family envelope stress response protein, giving the protein MPLIYTTRGSCIQQKKHKDQDEKDQQHIPDNSRDGMYDNDRARDRHNNSYQSDHYRISSQCIPPISIVCLQIRDRAKIIFHFIQNVINLKSAQLQQKGVSLLLYKVEARDGSISIDKNVVGKIIAKAVEQFGGKVLISNHRGRVAGFAAKIGVADDISYMEINLGKNGLDIRFYILIRFGTSINRVTEQLISTVKKNTEEITGLEVNSVAVVVTGMVSKQTARRNIEVKG; this is encoded by the coding sequence ATGCCGCTAATTTATACCACAAGGGGGTCATGCATTCAACAGAAGAAACACAAAGATCAGGACGAGAAGGATCAGCAGCACATACCAGACAATAGCCGGGACGGCATGTATGATAATGACCGCGCCCGCGATCGCCATAACAACTCCTATCAATCTGATCACTACCGTATTTCTTCTCAATGCATACCACCCATATCCATTGTATGTTTGCAAATACGCGATCGTGCAAAAATTATTTTTCATTTCATACAGAATGTGATAAACTTAAAATCAGCTCAACTACAGCAGAAGGGGGTATCACTGTTGCTTTATAAAGTGGAAGCCAGGGATGGCAGCATTTCCATCGATAAAAATGTTGTTGGGAAAATTATTGCCAAGGCTGTGGAACAATTTGGCGGAAAAGTTCTGATTTCTAATCATAGAGGTCGAGTGGCCGGTTTTGCGGCAAAAATCGGCGTAGCCGACGATATCAGCTATATGGAAATTAATCTGGGAAAAAACGGTCTGGATATTCGTTTTTATATTCTGATTCGATTTGGAACGAGCATCAACCGTGTAACGGAGCAGCTCATCTCAACGGTCAAAAAAAATACGGAAGAGATTACCGGTCTTGAGGTGAACAGCGTCGCAGTGGTGGTAACGGGCATGGTCTCAAAGCAAACCGCCCGAAGAAATATTGAGGTCAAAGGATAA